A single window of Phaenicophaeus curvirostris isolate KB17595 chromosome 24, BPBGC_Pcur_1.0, whole genome shotgun sequence DNA harbors:
- the PFKFB2 gene encoding 6-phosphofructo-2-kinase/fructose-2,6-bisphosphatase 2 isoform X9 — translation MAAAPRDGGGPRGRAAALRGGEKQCSWASYMTNSPTLIVMIGLPARGKTYVSKKLTRYLNWIGVPTKVFNLGVYRREAVKSYKSYDFFRHDNKEAMEIRKRCALVALEDVKAYLLEECGQIAVFDATNTTRERRDMILNFAKENAFKVFFVESVCDDPEVIAANILEVKVSSPDYPERDRENVMDDFLKRIECYKVTYQPLDPDEYDKDLSFIKVINVGQRFLVNRVQDYIQSKIVYYLMNIHVQPRTIYLCRHGESEYNLVGKIGGDSGLSPRGKQFAQALKKFIEEQEIVDLKVWTSQLKRTIQTAESLGVTYEQWKILNEIDAGVCEEMTYAEIEAKYPEEFAMRDQEKYLYRYPGGESYQDLVQRLEPVIMELERQGNVLVISHQAVMRCLLAYFLDKSADELPYLRCPLHTILKLTPVAYGCKVETITLNVEAVNTHRDKPSLNSRMAGLMV, via the exons CGTGGGCTTCCTACATGACCAACTCCCCGACACTGATCGTGATGATTGGGCTGCCCGCGCGCGGCAAAACCTACGTGTCCAAGAAGCTCACCCGTTACCTCAACTGGATCGGGGTGCCCACCAAAG TGTTTAATTTAGGAGTCTATCGCCGGGAAGCGGTCAAGTCTTACAAGTCCTATGACTTCTTCAGGCACGATAACAAAGAAGCCATGGAAATCCGCAA acgGTGTGCCTTAGTGGCTCTGGAAGACGTGAAGGCTTACCTCTTGGAGGAGTGCGGGCAAATAGCT GTGTTTGATGCCACCAACACAACTCGAGAAAGACGTGACATGATCTTAAATTTTGCTAAGGAAAATGCTTTCAAG gttttttttgtggagtcCGTCTGTGATGATCCAGAAGTCATTGCTGCCAATATCCTG GAGGTGAAAGTTTCCAGTCCTGATTACCcggagagagacagagagaacgTGATGGATGATTTCCTGAAGAGGATTGAGTGCTACAAGGTCACTTACCAACCTCTTGATCCTGACGAGTATGACAA AGATCTTTCCTTCATTAAAGTGATCAATGTGGGACAGCGGTTCCTAGTAAACAGAGTCCAAGATTACATCCAGAGTAAAATCGTCTATTACCTAATGAACATTCATGTCCAGCCGCGTACCATCTACCTTTGCCGACATGGTGAGAGTGAATATAATCTTGTTGGCAAGATTGGTGGGGATTCTGGTCTGTCGCCACGCGGGAAGCAG TTTGCTCAGGCGCTGAAGAAGTTCATCGAGGAGCAGGAGATCGTTGACCTGAAGGTGTGGACGAGCCAGCTGAAAAGAACGATCCAGACAGCTGAGTCCCTGGGGGTCACGTACGAGCAGTGGAAGATTCTAAATGAGATCGATGCT GGAGTGTGTGAAGAAATGACCTACGCAGAGATCGAAGCCAAGTATCCAGAGGAGTTTGCCATGAGGGATCAAGAGAAATACCTTTATCGCTATCCTGGAGGAGAG tcctACCAGGACTTGGTCCAGCGCCTGGAGCCGGTAATTATGGAGCtcgaacggcaaggcaacgtcctCGTTATCTCCCACCAGGCGGTTATGAGGTGCCTGTTGGCTTATTTTCTTGACAAAAGTGCAG ATGAGCTGCCCTACCTGCGCTGCCCCCTTCACACCATCCTCAAGCTCACACCTGTGGCATATG GCTGTAAGGTTGAGACGATCACCCTGAATGTGGAAGCAGTGAACACCCACCGCGACAAACCCTCTCTGAACTCA AGGATGGCTGGTTTAATGGTGTAG
- the PFKFB2 gene encoding 6-phosphofructo-2-kinase/fructose-2,6-bisphosphatase 2 isoform X7 produces MAAAPRDGGGPRGRAAALRGGEKQCSWASYMTNSPTLIVMIGLPARGKTYVSKKLTRYLNWIGVPTKVFNLGVYRREAVKSYKSYDFFRHDNKEAMEIRKRCALVALEDVKAYLLEECGQIAVFDATNTTRERRDMILNFAKENAFKVFFVESVCDDPEVIAANILEVKVSSPDYPERDRENVMDDFLKRIECYKVTYQPLDPDEYDKDLSFIKVINVGQRFLVNRVQDYIQSKIVYYLMNIHVQPRTIYLCRHGESEYNLVGKIGGDSGLSPRGKQFAQALKKFIEEQEIVDLKVWTSQLKRTIQTAESLGVTYEQWKILNEIDAGVCEEMTYAEIEAKYPEEFAMRDQEKYLYRYPGGESYQDLVQRLEPVIMELERQGNVLVISHQAVMRCLLAYFLDKSADELPYLRCPLHTILKLTPVAYGCKVETITLNVEAVNTHRDKPSLNSNQLPASQTPVRMRRNSFTPRASADTVKRPRHYSVGSKPLDLLGPFPSLEARDGANRLQLQVGVQRMAGLMV; encoded by the exons CGTGGGCTTCCTACATGACCAACTCCCCGACACTGATCGTGATGATTGGGCTGCCCGCGCGCGGCAAAACCTACGTGTCCAAGAAGCTCACCCGTTACCTCAACTGGATCGGGGTGCCCACCAAAG TGTTTAATTTAGGAGTCTATCGCCGGGAAGCGGTCAAGTCTTACAAGTCCTATGACTTCTTCAGGCACGATAACAAAGAAGCCATGGAAATCCGCAA acgGTGTGCCTTAGTGGCTCTGGAAGACGTGAAGGCTTACCTCTTGGAGGAGTGCGGGCAAATAGCT GTGTTTGATGCCACCAACACAACTCGAGAAAGACGTGACATGATCTTAAATTTTGCTAAGGAAAATGCTTTCAAG gttttttttgtggagtcCGTCTGTGATGATCCAGAAGTCATTGCTGCCAATATCCTG GAGGTGAAAGTTTCCAGTCCTGATTACCcggagagagacagagagaacgTGATGGATGATTTCCTGAAGAGGATTGAGTGCTACAAGGTCACTTACCAACCTCTTGATCCTGACGAGTATGACAA AGATCTTTCCTTCATTAAAGTGATCAATGTGGGACAGCGGTTCCTAGTAAACAGAGTCCAAGATTACATCCAGAGTAAAATCGTCTATTACCTAATGAACATTCATGTCCAGCCGCGTACCATCTACCTTTGCCGACATGGTGAGAGTGAATATAATCTTGTTGGCAAGATTGGTGGGGATTCTGGTCTGTCGCCACGCGGGAAGCAG TTTGCTCAGGCGCTGAAGAAGTTCATCGAGGAGCAGGAGATCGTTGACCTGAAGGTGTGGACGAGCCAGCTGAAAAGAACGATCCAGACAGCTGAGTCCCTGGGGGTCACGTACGAGCAGTGGAAGATTCTAAATGAGATCGATGCT GGAGTGTGTGAAGAAATGACCTACGCAGAGATCGAAGCCAAGTATCCAGAGGAGTTTGCCATGAGGGATCAAGAGAAATACCTTTATCGCTATCCTGGAGGAGAG tcctACCAGGACTTGGTCCAGCGCCTGGAGCCGGTAATTATGGAGCtcgaacggcaaggcaacgtcctCGTTATCTCCCACCAGGCGGTTATGAGGTGCCTGTTGGCTTATTTTCTTGACAAAAGTGCAG ATGAGCTGCCCTACCTGCGCTGCCCCCTTCACACCATCCTCAAGCTCACACCTGTGGCATATG GCTGTAAGGTTGAGACGATCACCCTGAATGTGGAAGCAGTGAACACCCACCGCGACAAACCCTCTCTGAACTCA AACCAGCTTCCCGCCAGCCAAACCCCTGTaaggatgagaagaaacagctttaCGCCGCGGGCCAGCGCGGACACAGTAAAGCGCCCACGACATTACAGCGTTGGGAGCAAACCTCTCGACCTGCTGGGGcctttcccatccctggaagctcGAGATGGGGCCAACCGGCTGCAGCTGCAAGTTGGTGTCCAG AGGATGGCTGGTTTAATGGTGTAG
- the PFKFB2 gene encoding 6-phosphofructo-2-kinase/fructose-2,6-bisphosphatase 2 isoform X3 has protein sequence MAAAPRDGGGPRGRAAALRGGEKQCSWASYMTNSPTLIVMIGLPARGKTYVSKKLTRYLNWIGVPTKVFNLGVYRREAVKSYKSYDFFRHDNKEAMEIRKRCALVALEDVKAYLLEECGQIAVFDATNTTRERRDMILNFAKENAFKVFFVESVCDDPEVIAANILEVKVSSPDYPERDRENVMDDFLKRIECYKVTYQPLDPDEYDKDLSFIKVINVGQRFLVNRVQDYIQSKIVYYLMNIHVQPRTIYLCRHGESEYNLVGKIGGDSGLSPRGKQFAQALKKFIEEQEIVDLKVWTSQLKRTIQTAESLGVTYEQWKILNEIDAGVCEEMTYAEIEAKYPEEFAMRDQEKYLYRYPGGESYQDLVQRLEPVIMELERQGNVLVISHQAVMRCLLAYFLDKSADELPYLRCPLHTILKLTPVAYGCKVETITLNVEAVNTHRDKPSLNSNQLPASQTPVRMRRNSFTPRASADTVKRPRHYSVGSKPLDLLGPFPSLEARDGANRLQLQPRGGNACLQRPASPTRPWLPSLPPSEGFG, from the exons CGTGGGCTTCCTACATGACCAACTCCCCGACACTGATCGTGATGATTGGGCTGCCCGCGCGCGGCAAAACCTACGTGTCCAAGAAGCTCACCCGTTACCTCAACTGGATCGGGGTGCCCACCAAAG TGTTTAATTTAGGAGTCTATCGCCGGGAAGCGGTCAAGTCTTACAAGTCCTATGACTTCTTCAGGCACGATAACAAAGAAGCCATGGAAATCCGCAA acgGTGTGCCTTAGTGGCTCTGGAAGACGTGAAGGCTTACCTCTTGGAGGAGTGCGGGCAAATAGCT GTGTTTGATGCCACCAACACAACTCGAGAAAGACGTGACATGATCTTAAATTTTGCTAAGGAAAATGCTTTCAAG gttttttttgtggagtcCGTCTGTGATGATCCAGAAGTCATTGCTGCCAATATCCTG GAGGTGAAAGTTTCCAGTCCTGATTACCcggagagagacagagagaacgTGATGGATGATTTCCTGAAGAGGATTGAGTGCTACAAGGTCACTTACCAACCTCTTGATCCTGACGAGTATGACAA AGATCTTTCCTTCATTAAAGTGATCAATGTGGGACAGCGGTTCCTAGTAAACAGAGTCCAAGATTACATCCAGAGTAAAATCGTCTATTACCTAATGAACATTCATGTCCAGCCGCGTACCATCTACCTTTGCCGACATGGTGAGAGTGAATATAATCTTGTTGGCAAGATTGGTGGGGATTCTGGTCTGTCGCCACGCGGGAAGCAG TTTGCTCAGGCGCTGAAGAAGTTCATCGAGGAGCAGGAGATCGTTGACCTGAAGGTGTGGACGAGCCAGCTGAAAAGAACGATCCAGACAGCTGAGTCCCTGGGGGTCACGTACGAGCAGTGGAAGATTCTAAATGAGATCGATGCT GGAGTGTGTGAAGAAATGACCTACGCAGAGATCGAAGCCAAGTATCCAGAGGAGTTTGCCATGAGGGATCAAGAGAAATACCTTTATCGCTATCCTGGAGGAGAG tcctACCAGGACTTGGTCCAGCGCCTGGAGCCGGTAATTATGGAGCtcgaacggcaaggcaacgtcctCGTTATCTCCCACCAGGCGGTTATGAGGTGCCTGTTGGCTTATTTTCTTGACAAAAGTGCAG ATGAGCTGCCCTACCTGCGCTGCCCCCTTCACACCATCCTCAAGCTCACACCTGTGGCATATG GCTGTAAGGTTGAGACGATCACCCTGAATGTGGAAGCAGTGAACACCCACCGCGACAAACCCTCTCTGAACTCA AACCAGCTTCCCGCCAGCCAAACCCCTGTaaggatgagaagaaacagctttaCGCCGCGGGCCAGCGCGGACACAGTAAAGCGCCCACGACATTACAGCGTTGGGAGCAAACCTCTCGACCTGCTGGGGcctttcccatccctggaagctcGAGATGGGGCCAACCGGCTGCAGCTGCAA cctCGAGGGGGAAATGCTTGCCT CCAGCGACCAGCATCACCCACGAGACCTTGGCTTCCCTCTCTGCCTCCGAGTGAGGGGTTTGGATGA
- the PFKFB2 gene encoding 6-phosphofructo-2-kinase/fructose-2,6-bisphosphatase 2 isoform X4, with protein MAAAPRDGGGPRGRAAALRGGEKQCSWASYMTNSPTLIVMIGLPARGKTYVSKKLTRYLNWIGVPTKVFNLGVYRREAVKSYKSYDFFRHDNKEAMEIRKRCALVALEDVKAYLLEECGQIAVFDATNTTRERRDMILNFAKENAFKVFFVESVCDDPEVIAANILEVKVSSPDYPERDRENVMDDFLKRIECYKVTYQPLDPDEYDKDLSFIKVINVGQRFLVNRVQDYIQSKIVYYLMNIHVQPRTIYLCRHGESEYNLVGKIGGDSGLSPRGKQFAQALKKFIEEQEIVDLKVWTSQLKRTIQTAESLGVTYEQWKILNEIDAGVCEEMTYAEIEAKYPEEFAMRDQEKYLYRYPGGESYQDLVQRLEPVIMELERQGNVLVISHQAVMRCLLAYFLDKSADELPYLRCPLHTILKLTPVAYGCKVETITLNVEAVNTHRDKPSLNSNQLPASQTPVRMRRNSFTPRASADTVKRPRHYSVGSKPLDLLGPFPSLEARDGANRLQLQPRGGNACLQPATSITHETLASLSASE; from the exons CGTGGGCTTCCTACATGACCAACTCCCCGACACTGATCGTGATGATTGGGCTGCCCGCGCGCGGCAAAACCTACGTGTCCAAGAAGCTCACCCGTTACCTCAACTGGATCGGGGTGCCCACCAAAG TGTTTAATTTAGGAGTCTATCGCCGGGAAGCGGTCAAGTCTTACAAGTCCTATGACTTCTTCAGGCACGATAACAAAGAAGCCATGGAAATCCGCAA acgGTGTGCCTTAGTGGCTCTGGAAGACGTGAAGGCTTACCTCTTGGAGGAGTGCGGGCAAATAGCT GTGTTTGATGCCACCAACACAACTCGAGAAAGACGTGACATGATCTTAAATTTTGCTAAGGAAAATGCTTTCAAG gttttttttgtggagtcCGTCTGTGATGATCCAGAAGTCATTGCTGCCAATATCCTG GAGGTGAAAGTTTCCAGTCCTGATTACCcggagagagacagagagaacgTGATGGATGATTTCCTGAAGAGGATTGAGTGCTACAAGGTCACTTACCAACCTCTTGATCCTGACGAGTATGACAA AGATCTTTCCTTCATTAAAGTGATCAATGTGGGACAGCGGTTCCTAGTAAACAGAGTCCAAGATTACATCCAGAGTAAAATCGTCTATTACCTAATGAACATTCATGTCCAGCCGCGTACCATCTACCTTTGCCGACATGGTGAGAGTGAATATAATCTTGTTGGCAAGATTGGTGGGGATTCTGGTCTGTCGCCACGCGGGAAGCAG TTTGCTCAGGCGCTGAAGAAGTTCATCGAGGAGCAGGAGATCGTTGACCTGAAGGTGTGGACGAGCCAGCTGAAAAGAACGATCCAGACAGCTGAGTCCCTGGGGGTCACGTACGAGCAGTGGAAGATTCTAAATGAGATCGATGCT GGAGTGTGTGAAGAAATGACCTACGCAGAGATCGAAGCCAAGTATCCAGAGGAGTTTGCCATGAGGGATCAAGAGAAATACCTTTATCGCTATCCTGGAGGAGAG tcctACCAGGACTTGGTCCAGCGCCTGGAGCCGGTAATTATGGAGCtcgaacggcaaggcaacgtcctCGTTATCTCCCACCAGGCGGTTATGAGGTGCCTGTTGGCTTATTTTCTTGACAAAAGTGCAG ATGAGCTGCCCTACCTGCGCTGCCCCCTTCACACCATCCTCAAGCTCACACCTGTGGCATATG GCTGTAAGGTTGAGACGATCACCCTGAATGTGGAAGCAGTGAACACCCACCGCGACAAACCCTCTCTGAACTCA AACCAGCTTCCCGCCAGCCAAACCCCTGTaaggatgagaagaaacagctttaCGCCGCGGGCCAGCGCGGACACAGTAAAGCGCCCACGACATTACAGCGTTGGGAGCAAACCTCTCGACCTGCTGGGGcctttcccatccctggaagctcGAGATGGGGCCAACCGGCTGCAGCTGCAA cctCGAGGGGGAAATGCTTGCCT gcaGCCAGCGACCAGCATCACCCACGAGACCTTGGCTTCCCTCTCTGCCTCCGAGTGA
- the PFKFB2 gene encoding 6-phosphofructo-2-kinase/fructose-2,6-bisphosphatase 2 isoform X2 — translation MAAAPRDGGGPRGRAAALRGGEKQCSWASYMTNSPTLIVMIGLPARGKTYVSKKLTRYLNWIGVPTKVFNLGVYRREAVKSYKSYDFFRHDNKEAMEIRKRCALVALEDVKAYLLEECGQIAVFDATNTTRERRDMILNFAKENAFKVFFVESVCDDPEVIAANILEVKVSSPDYPERDRENVMDDFLKRIECYKVTYQPLDPDEYDKDLSFIKVINVGQRFLVNRVQDYIQSKIVYYLMNIHVQPRTIYLCRHGESEYNLVGKIGGDSGLSPRGKQFAQALKKFIEEQEIVDLKVWTSQLKRTIQTAESLGVTYEQWKILNEIDAGVCEEMTYAEIEAKYPEEFAMRDQEKYLYRYPGGESYQDLVQRLEPVIMELERQGNVLVISHQAVMRCLLAYFLDKSADELPYLRCPLHTILKLTPVAYGCKVETITLNVEAVNTHRDKPSLNSNQLPASQTPVRMRRNSFTPRASADTVKRPRHYSVGSKPLDLLGPFPSLEARDGANRLQLQVGVQPRGGNACLQPATSITHETLASLSASE, via the exons CGTGGGCTTCCTACATGACCAACTCCCCGACACTGATCGTGATGATTGGGCTGCCCGCGCGCGGCAAAACCTACGTGTCCAAGAAGCTCACCCGTTACCTCAACTGGATCGGGGTGCCCACCAAAG TGTTTAATTTAGGAGTCTATCGCCGGGAAGCGGTCAAGTCTTACAAGTCCTATGACTTCTTCAGGCACGATAACAAAGAAGCCATGGAAATCCGCAA acgGTGTGCCTTAGTGGCTCTGGAAGACGTGAAGGCTTACCTCTTGGAGGAGTGCGGGCAAATAGCT GTGTTTGATGCCACCAACACAACTCGAGAAAGACGTGACATGATCTTAAATTTTGCTAAGGAAAATGCTTTCAAG gttttttttgtggagtcCGTCTGTGATGATCCAGAAGTCATTGCTGCCAATATCCTG GAGGTGAAAGTTTCCAGTCCTGATTACCcggagagagacagagagaacgTGATGGATGATTTCCTGAAGAGGATTGAGTGCTACAAGGTCACTTACCAACCTCTTGATCCTGACGAGTATGACAA AGATCTTTCCTTCATTAAAGTGATCAATGTGGGACAGCGGTTCCTAGTAAACAGAGTCCAAGATTACATCCAGAGTAAAATCGTCTATTACCTAATGAACATTCATGTCCAGCCGCGTACCATCTACCTTTGCCGACATGGTGAGAGTGAATATAATCTTGTTGGCAAGATTGGTGGGGATTCTGGTCTGTCGCCACGCGGGAAGCAG TTTGCTCAGGCGCTGAAGAAGTTCATCGAGGAGCAGGAGATCGTTGACCTGAAGGTGTGGACGAGCCAGCTGAAAAGAACGATCCAGACAGCTGAGTCCCTGGGGGTCACGTACGAGCAGTGGAAGATTCTAAATGAGATCGATGCT GGAGTGTGTGAAGAAATGACCTACGCAGAGATCGAAGCCAAGTATCCAGAGGAGTTTGCCATGAGGGATCAAGAGAAATACCTTTATCGCTATCCTGGAGGAGAG tcctACCAGGACTTGGTCCAGCGCCTGGAGCCGGTAATTATGGAGCtcgaacggcaaggcaacgtcctCGTTATCTCCCACCAGGCGGTTATGAGGTGCCTGTTGGCTTATTTTCTTGACAAAAGTGCAG ATGAGCTGCCCTACCTGCGCTGCCCCCTTCACACCATCCTCAAGCTCACACCTGTGGCATATG GCTGTAAGGTTGAGACGATCACCCTGAATGTGGAAGCAGTGAACACCCACCGCGACAAACCCTCTCTGAACTCA AACCAGCTTCCCGCCAGCCAAACCCCTGTaaggatgagaagaaacagctttaCGCCGCGGGCCAGCGCGGACACAGTAAAGCGCCCACGACATTACAGCGTTGGGAGCAAACCTCTCGACCTGCTGGGGcctttcccatccctggaagctcGAGATGGGGCCAACCGGCTGCAGCTGCAAGTTGGTGTCCAG cctCGAGGGGGAAATGCTTGCCT gcaGCCAGCGACCAGCATCACCCACGAGACCTTGGCTTCCCTCTCTGCCTCCGAGTGA
- the PFKFB2 gene encoding 6-phosphofructo-2-kinase/fructose-2,6-bisphosphatase 2 isoform X5, with amino-acid sequence MAAAPRDGGGPRGRAAALRGGEKQCSWASYMTNSPTLIVMIGLPARGKTYVSKKLTRYLNWIGVPTKVFNLGVYRREAVKSYKSYDFFRHDNKEAMEIRKRCALVALEDVKAYLLEECGQIAVFDATNTTRERRDMILNFAKENAFKVFFVESVCDDPEVIAANILEVKVSSPDYPERDRENVMDDFLKRIECYKVTYQPLDPDEYDKDLSFIKVINVGQRFLVNRVQDYIQSKIVYYLMNIHVQPRTIYLCRHGESEYNLVGKIGGDSGLSPRGKQFAQALKKFIEEQEIVDLKVWTSQLKRTIQTAESLGVTYEQWKILNEIDAGVCEEMTYAEIEAKYPEEFAMRDQEKYLYRYPGGESYQDLVQRLEPVIMELERQGNVLVISHQAVMRCLLAYFLDKSADELPYLRCPLHTILKLTPVAYGCKVETITLNVEAVNTHRDKPSLNSNQLPASQTPVRMRRNSFTPRASADTVKRPRHYSVGSKPLDLLGPFPSLEARDGANRLQLQVGVQVPATSITHETLASLSASE; translated from the exons CGTGGGCTTCCTACATGACCAACTCCCCGACACTGATCGTGATGATTGGGCTGCCCGCGCGCGGCAAAACCTACGTGTCCAAGAAGCTCACCCGTTACCTCAACTGGATCGGGGTGCCCACCAAAG TGTTTAATTTAGGAGTCTATCGCCGGGAAGCGGTCAAGTCTTACAAGTCCTATGACTTCTTCAGGCACGATAACAAAGAAGCCATGGAAATCCGCAA acgGTGTGCCTTAGTGGCTCTGGAAGACGTGAAGGCTTACCTCTTGGAGGAGTGCGGGCAAATAGCT GTGTTTGATGCCACCAACACAACTCGAGAAAGACGTGACATGATCTTAAATTTTGCTAAGGAAAATGCTTTCAAG gttttttttgtggagtcCGTCTGTGATGATCCAGAAGTCATTGCTGCCAATATCCTG GAGGTGAAAGTTTCCAGTCCTGATTACCcggagagagacagagagaacgTGATGGATGATTTCCTGAAGAGGATTGAGTGCTACAAGGTCACTTACCAACCTCTTGATCCTGACGAGTATGACAA AGATCTTTCCTTCATTAAAGTGATCAATGTGGGACAGCGGTTCCTAGTAAACAGAGTCCAAGATTACATCCAGAGTAAAATCGTCTATTACCTAATGAACATTCATGTCCAGCCGCGTACCATCTACCTTTGCCGACATGGTGAGAGTGAATATAATCTTGTTGGCAAGATTGGTGGGGATTCTGGTCTGTCGCCACGCGGGAAGCAG TTTGCTCAGGCGCTGAAGAAGTTCATCGAGGAGCAGGAGATCGTTGACCTGAAGGTGTGGACGAGCCAGCTGAAAAGAACGATCCAGACAGCTGAGTCCCTGGGGGTCACGTACGAGCAGTGGAAGATTCTAAATGAGATCGATGCT GGAGTGTGTGAAGAAATGACCTACGCAGAGATCGAAGCCAAGTATCCAGAGGAGTTTGCCATGAGGGATCAAGAGAAATACCTTTATCGCTATCCTGGAGGAGAG tcctACCAGGACTTGGTCCAGCGCCTGGAGCCGGTAATTATGGAGCtcgaacggcaaggcaacgtcctCGTTATCTCCCACCAGGCGGTTATGAGGTGCCTGTTGGCTTATTTTCTTGACAAAAGTGCAG ATGAGCTGCCCTACCTGCGCTGCCCCCTTCACACCATCCTCAAGCTCACACCTGTGGCATATG GCTGTAAGGTTGAGACGATCACCCTGAATGTGGAAGCAGTGAACACCCACCGCGACAAACCCTCTCTGAACTCA AACCAGCTTCCCGCCAGCCAAACCCCTGTaaggatgagaagaaacagctttaCGCCGCGGGCCAGCGCGGACACAGTAAAGCGCCCACGACATTACAGCGTTGGGAGCAAACCTCTCGACCTGCTGGGGcctttcccatccctggaagctcGAGATGGGGCCAACCGGCTGCAGCTGCAAGTTGGTGTCCAGGTG CCAGCGACCAGCATCACCCACGAGACCTTGGCTTCCCTCTCTGCCTCCGAGTGA
- the PFKFB2 gene encoding 6-phosphofructo-2-kinase/fructose-2,6-bisphosphatase 2 isoform X8: protein MAAAPRDGGGPRGRAAALRGGEKQCSWASYMTNSPTLIVMIGLPARGKTYVSKKLTRYLNWIGVPTKVFNLGVYRREAVKSYKSYDFFRHDNKEAMEIRKRCALVALEDVKAYLLEECGQIAVFDATNTTRERRDMILNFAKENAFKVFFVESVCDDPEVIAANILEVKVSSPDYPERDRENVMDDFLKRIECYKVTYQPLDPDEYDKDLSFIKVINVGQRFLVNRVQDYIQSKIVYYLMNIHVQPRTIYLCRHGESEYNLVGKIGGDSGLSPRGKQFAQALKKFIEEQEIVDLKVWTSQLKRTIQTAESLGVTYEQWKILNEIDAGVCEEMTYAEIEAKYPEEFAMRDQEKYLYRYPGGESYQDLVQRLEPVIMELERQGNVLVISHQAVMRCLLAYFLDKSADELPYLRCPLHTILKLTPVAYGCKVETITLNVEAVNTHRDKPSLNSNQLPASQTPVRMRRNSFTPRASADTVKRPRHYSVGSKPLDLLGPFPSLEARDGANRLQLQPRGGNACL, encoded by the exons CGTGGGCTTCCTACATGACCAACTCCCCGACACTGATCGTGATGATTGGGCTGCCCGCGCGCGGCAAAACCTACGTGTCCAAGAAGCTCACCCGTTACCTCAACTGGATCGGGGTGCCCACCAAAG TGTTTAATTTAGGAGTCTATCGCCGGGAAGCGGTCAAGTCTTACAAGTCCTATGACTTCTTCAGGCACGATAACAAAGAAGCCATGGAAATCCGCAA acgGTGTGCCTTAGTGGCTCTGGAAGACGTGAAGGCTTACCTCTTGGAGGAGTGCGGGCAAATAGCT GTGTTTGATGCCACCAACACAACTCGAGAAAGACGTGACATGATCTTAAATTTTGCTAAGGAAAATGCTTTCAAG gttttttttgtggagtcCGTCTGTGATGATCCAGAAGTCATTGCTGCCAATATCCTG GAGGTGAAAGTTTCCAGTCCTGATTACCcggagagagacagagagaacgTGATGGATGATTTCCTGAAGAGGATTGAGTGCTACAAGGTCACTTACCAACCTCTTGATCCTGACGAGTATGACAA AGATCTTTCCTTCATTAAAGTGATCAATGTGGGACAGCGGTTCCTAGTAAACAGAGTCCAAGATTACATCCAGAGTAAAATCGTCTATTACCTAATGAACATTCATGTCCAGCCGCGTACCATCTACCTTTGCCGACATGGTGAGAGTGAATATAATCTTGTTGGCAAGATTGGTGGGGATTCTGGTCTGTCGCCACGCGGGAAGCAG TTTGCTCAGGCGCTGAAGAAGTTCATCGAGGAGCAGGAGATCGTTGACCTGAAGGTGTGGACGAGCCAGCTGAAAAGAACGATCCAGACAGCTGAGTCCCTGGGGGTCACGTACGAGCAGTGGAAGATTCTAAATGAGATCGATGCT GGAGTGTGTGAAGAAATGACCTACGCAGAGATCGAAGCCAAGTATCCAGAGGAGTTTGCCATGAGGGATCAAGAGAAATACCTTTATCGCTATCCTGGAGGAGAG tcctACCAGGACTTGGTCCAGCGCCTGGAGCCGGTAATTATGGAGCtcgaacggcaaggcaacgtcctCGTTATCTCCCACCAGGCGGTTATGAGGTGCCTGTTGGCTTATTTTCTTGACAAAAGTGCAG ATGAGCTGCCCTACCTGCGCTGCCCCCTTCACACCATCCTCAAGCTCACACCTGTGGCATATG GCTGTAAGGTTGAGACGATCACCCTGAATGTGGAAGCAGTGAACACCCACCGCGACAAACCCTCTCTGAACTCA AACCAGCTTCCCGCCAGCCAAACCCCTGTaaggatgagaagaaacagctttaCGCCGCGGGCCAGCGCGGACACAGTAAAGCGCCCACGACATTACAGCGTTGGGAGCAAACCTCTCGACCTGCTGGGGcctttcccatccctggaagctcGAGATGGGGCCAACCGGCTGCAGCTGCAA cctCGAGGGGGAAATGCTTGCCTGTGA